Proteins from a single region of Parambassis ranga chromosome 18, fParRan2.1, whole genome shotgun sequence:
- the LOC114451214 gene encoding protein Dok-7-like, with translation MTPDPCIIFSSDDPHPFRTIAAKWAGVFLLASAESEQISFLFDCIVRGISPTRGPFGLRPVLPDPSASQTSSEEKLNHEAQELEKRLSMLSHGSSTVSYCPSAGGDDRSISGSSDTSDTSQSDCSIGSRLAIWTEPASHPPENVGAKVALQIVEKLSTSQGGGNRPVAKPPRQLQEIGRQSSSDSGIATGSHSSYSGSFSSYTGSLDINPGEDFGSVFSLPPHVAQDLSPCTCPAAPAHTEYQVPTSLRYLYDTPRSVLQVPSGGAKDNQPSTSVHQDSPASSCLNAESAKQDKSNATTSGGHSDAAEKQSVSPSEETKKPKVAPSSDSCHVCSSLTSSSKTIVTICSVCGGFKGTLYTSSSSLPAIPDKRLNSKEERRRADPAYEIMESRVPERNSEAEKKSKYELMGSYGQQRFLQESEGAVFVFPPEAPPAERPRSEGVTYVNIPVSPTSKKELNYMELELQEPGHGARGTVTHLPAQRKTCTKYAQIDITATETAHKVGTQHALGRQEGLHTLELRRKGTPH, from the exons ATGACCCCTGACCCCTGCATCATTTTCTCCTCTGATGAT CCCCACCCCTTTAGGACAATAGCAGCAAAAT GGGCTGGTGTGTTCCTGCTCGCCTCTGCTGAGAGTGAGCAGATCAGCTTTCTATTCGACTGCATCGTCAGAGGCATCTCCCCCACCAGAGGCCCTTTTGGACTGCGGCCCGTTCTTCCAG ATCCCAGTGCCAGTCAGACAAGTTCAGAGGAGAAGCTGAACCACGAGGCCCAGGAGCTGGAGAAACGGCTGAGCATGCTCTCTCATGGGAGCAGCACAG TGTCATACTGCCCGTCTGCTGGGGGGGACGATCGCAGCATATCAGGATCCTCTGACACTTCGGACACCAGCCAGTCAGACTGTAGTATTGGCAGCCGGCTAGCCATTTGGACTGAACCCGCCTCACACCCACCTGAAAATGTCGGCGCCAAAGTGGCACTGCAGATCGTGGAGAAGCTTTCCACCAGCCAGGGGGGCGGGAATAGGCCTGTAGCCAAACCTCCACGGCAGCTTCAGGAAATCGGGCGCCAGAGTTCATCCGACAGCGGCATCGCCACCGGTAGCCATTCCTCGTACTCCGGCAGCTTCTCCTCCTACACCGGCAGCCTGGATATCAACCCTGGAGAGGACTTTGGGTCTGTTTTCAGCTTGCCTCCCCATGTGGCTCAAGACCTGAGCCCTTGCACTTGCCCTGCTGCCCCTGCACACACTGAGTACCAGGTGCCGACATCACTAAGGTATCTCTATGACACTCCCAGAAGTGTCTTGCAGGTACCAAGTGGGGGCGCCAAAGACAATCAACCCTCCACCTCAGTCCACCAAGACAGTCCTGCATCTTCCTGCCTGAATGCAGAGTCAGCAAAACAGGATAAGAGCAATGCAACGACCTCTGGGGGTCATTCAGATGCTGCAGAAAAACAGTCAGTCTCACCTTCTGAAGAGACGAAGAAACCCAAGGTGGCTCCCTCTAGTGACTCCTGTcatgtctgcagctctctcacATCTTCCTCCAAAACCATCGTGACCATCTGTTCAGTGTGTGGTGGATTTAAG ggGACTCTATACACCTCTTCTTCATCGCTGCCTGCCATCCCAG ACAAAAGGCTTAATAGTAAAGAGGAGAGACGCAGAGCCGATCCTGCTTATGAGATCATGGAGAGTCGGGTGCCGGAGAGGAACTCAGAG gcagaaaaaaaaagcaagtacGAGCTAATGGGCAGCTATGGGCAGCAGAGATTTCTTCAGGAGTCTGAAG GGgcagtgtttgttttccctCCGGAAGCACCACCTGCTGAACGACCTCGGAGCGAAGGTGTAACATATGTGAATATTCCCGTCAGTCCCACATCAAAGAAAGAGCTCAACTAcatggagctggagctgcaggagcCGGGCCACGGAGCCAGAGGGACAGTCACACATCTACCAGCTCAGA GAAAGACCTGCACCAAGTACGCCCAGATCGACATCACTGCCACGGAGACGGCACACAAAGTCGGCACGCAGCACGCTCTGGGTCGGCAGGAGGGCCTGCACACTCTGGAGCTGAGAAGAAAGGGGACGCCACATTGA